In Mesorhizobium sp. 113-3-3, a genomic segment contains:
- a CDS encoding 50S ribosomal protein L21, with translation MFAVIKTGGKQYRVAANDLLKIEKVEANVGDIVEIGHVLAHGEGENVTFGAPFVDGALVTAEVVEQGKNRTVIAFKKRRRQNSRRKIGHRQLLTTVRIAEILLGGAKPAKKAAAKAEAKAEVAADAAPKEAKAKKEAAPKAEVTAETAAAPLFKAPKGEPDDLTVIKGIGPVAAKDLNEQGIITFAQLAKLTDKDVAKIDEHMPFSADQIKDWREQAKELAKK, from the coding sequence ATGTTCGCAGTCATTAAAACGGGCGGTAAGCAGTATCGCGTTGCCGCCAACGATCTCCTGAAGATCGAAAAAGTCGAAGCCAATGTCGGCGATATCGTCGAGATCGGCCACGTGCTCGCGCATGGCGAGGGCGAGAATGTCACGTTCGGCGCGCCGTTCGTCGATGGCGCTCTGGTCACCGCCGAAGTCGTCGAGCAGGGCAAGAACCGCACGGTCATCGCTTTCAAGAAGCGTCGCCGCCAGAATTCGCGCCGCAAGATCGGCCATCGCCAGCTTTTGACCACCGTGCGGATCGCCGAGATCCTGCTGGGTGGCGCGAAGCCCGCCAAGAAGGCCGCCGCGAAGGCGGAAGCCAAGGCCGAAGTCGCCGCCGACGCTGCGCCGAAGGAAGCCAAGGCCAAGAAGGAAGCTGCTCCGAAGGCAGAAGTGACGGCCGAGACGGCCGCCGCGCCGCTGTTCAAGGCGCCGAAAGGCGAGCCGGACGACCTGACCGTGATCAAGGGCATCGGCCCGGTCGCCGCCAAGGATCTCAACGAGCAGGGCATCATCACCTTCGCGCAGCTCGCCAAGCTGACCGACAAGGATGTCGCCAAGATCGACGAGCACATGCCCTTCAGCGCCGACCAGATCAAGGACTGGCGCGAGCAGGCCAAGGAACTGGCGAAGAAGTAA
- a CDS encoding MFS transporter has protein sequence MAIQTKTQPAVEPDDGSAPTPLIAIASVIVSMALIAIGNGLMFAYIPVRLGVEGFDPTWAGLIVTGLSAGGLAGCILTGPLVRRVGHARAFMVLSALIALSNAAIGAGPHPLLWIGARALYGFAICGLFIVAQSWLNDAVANAIRGRVMAFFYVAYVAGLGVGYATLALVDIKTADAPLIGIVFTALSILPVGMTRLAQPPAPQAASVALRRAWRISPVGVAGMLAVGGLSMSISGFAPIHATAKGYSQADVALLLSVMPLGTLILQLPFGWISDRTDRRYVLVGASALAAVAGMLALGFDGGALPALLVIYVLWDGASESIYSLSSAHAADRAGKDDMVALSSSLLFAWSLSGFIVPGIVTALSAVFGTQAFIYVAVVIAFAFCLFVLLRVFTTRAVPATETGSFAPMTATAPLPVELAYAPEEPAGRIKD, from the coding sequence ATGGCAATTCAAACCAAGACCCAACCCGCAGTCGAGCCGGATGATGGCAGCGCGCCGACGCCGCTGATCGCGATCGCCAGCGTCATCGTGTCGATGGCGCTGATCGCCATCGGCAACGGGCTGATGTTTGCCTACATCCCGGTCCGGCTCGGCGTCGAGGGCTTCGATCCGACCTGGGCGGGGCTGATCGTCACCGGCCTTTCGGCCGGCGGGCTTGCCGGCTGCATCCTGACCGGGCCGCTGGTGCGCAGGGTCGGCCATGCCCGTGCCTTCATGGTGCTGTCGGCGCTGATCGCGCTTTCCAACGCGGCCATCGGCGCCGGGCCGCACCCCTTGCTGTGGATCGGCGCGCGCGCCCTCTACGGCTTTGCCATATGCGGCCTGTTCATCGTCGCGCAGAGCTGGCTGAACGACGCCGTCGCCAACGCCATACGCGGCCGGGTGATGGCCTTTTTCTACGTCGCCTATGTCGCCGGGCTCGGCGTCGGCTATGCGACGCTGGCGCTGGTCGACATCAAAACCGCGGACGCGCCGCTGATCGGCATCGTCTTCACCGCTCTGTCGATCCTGCCCGTCGGGATGACGCGGCTTGCGCAGCCGCCGGCGCCGCAGGCGGCCTCGGTGGCGCTGCGCCGGGCCTGGCGGATTTCACCGGTCGGCGTCGCCGGCATGCTGGCGGTCGGCGGCCTGTCCATGTCGATTTCCGGTTTCGCGCCGATCCACGCCACGGCCAAGGGCTACAGCCAAGCCGATGTGGCGCTGCTGCTTTCGGTGATGCCGCTCGGCACGCTGATCCTGCAGCTTCCCTTCGGCTGGATTTCCGACCGCACCGACCGCCGCTACGTGCTGGTCGGGGCATCCGCGCTGGCCGCAGTGGCCGGCATGCTCGCGCTCGGTTTCGACGGCGGCGCGCTGCCGGCGCTGCTGGTGATCTACGTCTTGTGGGACGGCGCCTCGGAATCGATCTACTCTTTGTCCAGTGCGCACGCCGCCGACCGCGCCGGCAAGGACGACATGGTGGCGCTGTCCAGCTCGCTCCTGTTTGCCTGGTCGCTTTCGGGCTTCATCGTGCCGGGCATCGTGACGGCGCTGTCGGCCGTCTTCGGCACGCAGGCCTTCATCTACGTGGCCGTCGTCATCGCCTTCGCCTTCTGCCTGTTCGTGCTGTTGCGCGTGTTCACCACACGGGCGGTGCCCGCCACCGAGACCGGCAGCTTCGCACCGATGACGGCTACGGCGCCGCTGCCGGTCGAACTCGCTTATGCGCCGGAGGAGCCCGCAGGCCGGATCAAGGACTGA
- the rpmA gene encoding 50S ribosomal protein L27: protein MAHKKAGGSSRNGRDSHSKRLGVKKFGGEAVIPGNIIIRQRGTTWHPGVNVGMGTDHTLFALESGAVTFNKKANGRTYVSVNPITKAAE from the coding sequence ATGGCACACAAGAAAGCTGGCGGCTCGTCGCGCAACGGTCGCGACTCGCATTCCAAGCGTCTGGGCGTGAAGAAGTTCGGCGGCGAAGCCGTCATCCCGGGCAACATCATCATTCGTCAACGCGGCACCACCTGGCATCCCGGCGTCAATGTCGGCATGGGCACGGACCATACGCTTTTTGCGCTCGAATCCGGCGCCGTGACGTTCAACAAAAAGGCCAACGGCCGAACCTACGTATCGGTCAACCCGATTACCAAAGCCGCGGAGTAG
- a CDS encoding ABC transporter permease, which translates to MDFLNSLKDQLSTAYELLAAGWGLQLLWGIGWTLAVTLVSMMIGAVLGSLVAAAKLSHRGGLRFIGESYTTVFRGEPELLVIYLFYYGGTQILTGVARSTGSIGSADILNMPSFLGGVLAVGIISGAYQAEVFRGSFLAIHRGELEAARAYGMSAWLRFRLVIMPQVLRLAVPGLGNVWQLTIKDSALISVTGVAELMLTANKAARSTHHSLLFYTVAGILYLVMTSISTPIFDKAERYTSRSFLRPK; encoded by the coding sequence GTGGACTTTCTCAACAGTCTCAAGGATCAGCTGTCGACGGCCTATGAGCTGTTGGCGGCCGGCTGGGGCTTGCAGCTGCTCTGGGGCATCGGCTGGACGCTCGCCGTCACTCTCGTTTCGATGATGATCGGCGCCGTGCTGGGCTCGCTCGTGGCGGCGGCCAAGCTATCGCATCGCGGCGGACTGAGATTCATCGGCGAGAGCTACACGACCGTGTTCCGCGGCGAGCCGGAGCTTCTGGTCATCTACCTTTTCTACTATGGCGGCACGCAGATCCTGACAGGCGTGGCAAGGTCCACGGGATCGATCGGTTCGGCCGACATCTTGAACATGCCGAGCTTCCTCGGCGGCGTGCTCGCTGTCGGCATCATTTCGGGCGCCTATCAGGCCGAGGTCTTCCGCGGGTCGTTCCTGGCGATCCATCGCGGCGAGCTGGAAGCGGCGCGCGCCTATGGCATGTCGGCCTGGCTGCGTTTTCGCCTCGTGATCATGCCTCAGGTCCTGCGTCTGGCGGTACCGGGGCTGGGCAATGTGTGGCAGCTGACCATCAAGGATTCGGCTTTGATCTCGGTCACCGGCGTCGCCGAGCTGATGCTGACGGCGAACAAGGCCGCGCGTTCAACACACCACTCGCTGCTTTTCTACACCGTCGCCGGCATCCTCTACCTCGTGATGACGTCGATCTCGACGCCGATCTTCGACAAGGCCGAGCGCTACACCTCACGCAGCTTTCTGCGTCCGAAATAG
- a CDS encoding GNAT family N-acetyltransferase, whose product MADDSNDIETIAIAPITPDRIESFHRALDLVARERKYLSFLEAPPLDQVRRFVLDRIAAGDPGFVAVVRGEVVGWCDISRHDRVIHAHRGTLGMGIVASHRGRGLGSRLINAALAQAHKAGFVRVELCVHADNARAIALYDKVGFVREGGQRDAIRIDGQYGDTIMMAIVERENAAG is encoded by the coding sequence ATGGCCGATGACAGCAACGATATTGAAACGATCGCGATCGCGCCGATAACGCCGGATCGCATCGAAAGCTTTCATCGCGCGCTCGATCTCGTTGCGCGTGAGCGCAAGTACCTGTCCTTCCTCGAGGCGCCACCGCTCGATCAAGTCAGGCGATTCGTATTGGACCGTATCGCGGCAGGCGATCCAGGTTTCGTTGCCGTTGTTCGTGGGGAGGTTGTCGGTTGGTGCGATATCTCACGCCATGACCGGGTCATCCATGCCCATCGCGGCACGCTGGGAATGGGGATTGTTGCCTCCCATCGCGGGCGTGGCCTCGGATCGCGGCTTATCAATGCGGCCCTGGCGCAGGCACACAAGGCCGGCTTTGTCCGCGTCGAGCTGTGCGTCCATGCCGACAATGCCCGCGCCATCGCTCTTTACGACAAGGTCGGGTTTGTCAGGGAAGGCGGGCAGCGCGACGCCATCCGCATCGACGGGCAATATGGCGATACGATCATGATGGCGATCGTCGAACGCGAAAACGCAGCCGGATGA
- a CDS encoding transporter substrate-binding domain-containing protein translates to MTSSRWIALAALALTFSTPALAKDWKTVTVAMEGSYAPWNQTDPSGKIVGFEVDILNDVCARAKLECKIQAQDWDGVIPGLTAGKFDIVMDGMSITDERLKTIDFSIPYASSPVAFLADKNGPLAQLSNSGKMIDLSKDDAESKAALDTLRKELTGKNVGLQVSTTEATFADKYLKDVANVHEYKTTDEHDLDLMAGRLDVAFADTTYFLGTLAKPDAKDLEFVGPQFKGGPILGPGIGAAFRKTDKDLQDIYNKALKAALDDGSVSKYSMQWFKIDITK, encoded by the coding sequence GTGACATCATCACGTTGGATTGCGCTTGCCGCGCTGGCGCTGACCTTTTCAACCCCGGCGTTGGCCAAGGACTGGAAGACCGTGACGGTTGCCATGGAGGGCTCCTATGCCCCATGGAACCAGACCGACCCCAGCGGCAAGATCGTCGGCTTCGAGGTGGACATCCTCAACGACGTCTGCGCTCGCGCGAAGCTCGAATGCAAGATCCAGGCGCAGGACTGGGACGGCGTCATTCCCGGCCTCACCGCGGGCAAGTTCGACATCGTCATGGACGGCATGTCGATCACCGATGAGCGCCTGAAGACCATCGACTTCTCGATCCCCTATGCCTCATCGCCGGTGGCTTTCCTCGCCGACAAGAATGGGCCGCTGGCACAGCTGTCCAACAGCGGCAAGATGATCGATCTTTCCAAGGACGACGCCGAGTCCAAGGCGGCGCTCGACACGCTGCGCAAGGAGCTGACCGGCAAGAATGTCGGCCTGCAGGTTTCGACCACGGAGGCGACGTTTGCCGACAAATATCTCAAGGATGTCGCCAACGTCCACGAATACAAGACCACCGACGAGCATGATCTCGACCTGATGGCCGGGCGCCTCGACGTGGCCTTCGCCGACACCACATACTTCCTCGGCACGCTGGCCAAGCCCGACGCCAAGGACCTCGAATTCGTCGGGCCGCAGTTCAAGGGCGGTCCGATCCTCGGACCGGGCATCGGTGCTGCCTTCCGCAAGACCGACAAGGACCTGCAGGACATCTACAACAAGGCGCTCAAGGCCGCTCTCGATGACGGGTCGGTGTCGAAATACTCGATGCAGTGGTTCAAGATCGACATTACCAAGTAA
- a CDS encoding glutamate-5-semialdehyde dehydrogenase, which translates to MLKLHEKSGDDTVALMADIGRRARAAARPLAIASTAAKNAALAAMAEAIVAREQDILDANAIDISNGEESGLSASFMDRLKLNPARIRAMADGIREIAELKDPVGDVIAAWERPNGLQIERVRTPLGVVGVIYESRPNVTADAGALCLKAGNPVILRGGSDSLNSSAAIHACLVEGLKAAGLPEDAIQLVPTTDRAAVGEMLKGLGGALDVIIPRGGKSLVGRVQSEARVPVFAHLEGICHLYIDRSADLDMAVKIAVNAKMRRTGVCGAAETLLVDRAVASTHLVPILDALRAAGCEIHADQEVLKVFFDAKPATVADWVTEYLDAIIAVKLVDGIGGAIEHIETFSSHHTEAIIAQDAKAVERFFNEIDSAILLHNASTQFADGGEFGMGAEIGIATGKMHARGPVGVEQLTSFKYRVRGSGQVRP; encoded by the coding sequence ATGCTGAAGCTGCATGAAAAATCCGGCGACGACACCGTGGCGCTGATGGCCGATATCGGCCGCCGCGCCCGCGCCGCCGCCCGACCGCTGGCCATCGCTTCGACCGCCGCCAAGAACGCCGCTCTTGCCGCCATGGCGGAAGCGATCGTCGCCCGCGAGCAGGACATTCTCGACGCCAATGCCATCGACATCTCGAATGGCGAGGAGTCGGGGCTTTCCGCGTCCTTCATGGACCGGCTGAAGCTCAATCCGGCGCGCATCCGCGCGATGGCCGACGGCATTCGTGAAATTGCCGAACTCAAGGATCCGGTCGGCGACGTGATCGCCGCATGGGAACGGCCGAACGGTCTGCAAATCGAGCGCGTGCGCACGCCGCTCGGCGTCGTCGGCGTCATCTATGAGAGCCGGCCGAACGTCACGGCGGATGCCGGGGCGCTCTGCCTCAAGGCCGGCAATCCGGTGATCCTGCGCGGCGGCTCGGATTCGCTCAATTCGTCCGCTGCCATCCATGCCTGCCTGGTCGAAGGCCTGAAGGCCGCCGGCCTGCCTGAAGACGCCATCCAACTGGTGCCGACCACCGATCGCGCCGCCGTCGGCGAGATGCTCAAGGGGTTAGGTGGTGCGCTCGACGTCATCATTCCGCGCGGCGGCAAAAGCCTGGTTGGCCGGGTGCAGAGCGAGGCGCGGGTGCCGGTCTTTGCCCATCTCGAAGGCATCTGCCATCTCTACATCGACCGTTCGGCCGATCTCGACATGGCGGTGAAGATCGCCGTCAACGCCAAGATGCGGCGCACCGGCGTCTGCGGCGCCGCCGAGACGCTGCTGGTCGACCGCGCGGTGGCGTCCACGCACCTGGTGCCGATCCTCGACGCGCTGCGCGCCGCCGGCTGCGAGATCCATGCCGATCAAGAGGTGCTGAAGGTGTTTTTCGACGCCAAGCCGGCGACCGTTGCCGACTGGGTGACGGAATATCTCGACGCCATCATCGCGGTGAAGCTGGTCGACGGCATCGGTGGCGCGATCGAGCATATCGAGACCTTCTCCTCGCATCACACCGAGGCGATCATCGCGCAGGACGCGAAGGCCGTGGAGCGGTTCTTCAACGAGATCGATTCGGCGATCCTGCTGCACAACGCCTCAACGCAGTTCGCCGATGGTGGCGAATTCGGCATGGGCGCCGAAATCGGCATCGCCACCGGCAAGATGCATGCGCGCGGGCCGGTCGGCGTCGAGCAGCTGACCTCGTTCAAATACCGCGTGCGCGGGTCGGGACAGGTGAGGCCTTGA
- the obgE gene encoding GTPase ObgE — protein MKFLDQAKVYVRSGDGGAGSVSFRREKFIEFGGPDGGDGGRGGDVWLEAVDGLNTLIDYRYQQHFKAKTGVHGMGRNMTGAKGADVTLKVPAGTQVFEEDNETLICDLTVVGQRFLLAKGGNGGFGNQHFKTSTNQAPRRANPGLPGEELNIWLRLKLIADAGLVGLPNAGKSTFLAAVTAAKPKIADYPFTTLHPGLGVARIDAREFVIADIPGLIEGAHEGVGIGDRFLGHVERTRVLLHLVSAQEENPGKAYKTVRAELKAYGQGLTDKVEILALSQVDTIDADERKKKVASLKRAAGRAPMLLSAVTGEGVEAVLRALMAVVAEARAQTAAPVETRWEK, from the coding sequence ATGAAATTTCTCGATCAAGCCAAGGTCTATGTCCGCTCGGGTGACGGAGGCGCCGGTTCGGTGTCGTTCCGGCGCGAGAAATTCATCGAGTTCGGCGGGCCGGATGGCGGCGATGGCGGGCGCGGCGGCGATGTCTGGCTGGAAGCGGTCGACGGGCTGAACACGCTGATCGACTATCGCTACCAGCAGCATTTCAAGGCCAAGACCGGTGTCCACGGCATGGGCCGCAACATGACCGGCGCCAAGGGCGCCGACGTCACGCTGAAAGTGCCGGCTGGAACCCAGGTGTTCGAGGAAGACAATGAGACGCTGATCTGCGACCTCACCGTGGTCGGCCAGCGCTTCCTGCTCGCCAAGGGCGGCAATGGCGGCTTCGGCAACCAGCATTTCAAGACCTCGACCAACCAGGCGCCGCGCCGCGCCAATCCCGGCCTTCCCGGCGAGGAACTCAACATCTGGCTGCGGCTGAAGCTGATCGCCGATGCCGGTCTGGTCGGCCTGCCCAATGCCGGCAAGTCGACGTTTCTCGCGGCCGTAACCGCGGCCAAGCCGAAGATCGCCGACTATCCGTTCACGACGCTGCATCCCGGCCTCGGCGTCGCGCGCATCGACGCGCGCGAATTCGTCATTGCCGACATTCCCGGCCTCATCGAGGGGGCGCATGAGGGCGTCGGCATCGGCGACCGCTTCCTCGGCCATGTCGAGCGCACGCGCGTGCTGTTGCATCTGGTCTCGGCGCAGGAGGAAAATCCGGGCAAGGCCTACAAGACCGTGCGCGCCGAACTCAAGGCCTATGGCCAGGGGCTGACCGACAAGGTCGAGATCCTGGCGCTCAGCCAGGTCGACACGATCGATGCCGATGAACGCAAGAAGAAGGTCGCTTCGCTGAAGCGCGCCGCAGGCCGCGCGCCCATGCTTCTGTCCGCCGTCACCGGCGAAGGCGTGGAGGCGGTGTTGCGGGCGCTGATGGCTGTCGTTGCAGAGGCGCGGGCGCAGACTGCCGCGCCGGTCGAGACGCGCTGGGAAAAGTAA
- a CDS encoding GNAT family N-acetyltransferase, which translates to MVAEAEDSEDESYAIDCPVLVTERLVMRAPREGDIAQLVELADNRHVAEMLARMPHPYGEAEARAFLAMTRSRRSGIAYALTLAGTGTFVGCAGLNTTDRGLELGYWIGEPYWKRGYATEAAHALVDLAFQKTSVQVLHASTRVINPASRRVIHKCGFQYAGQGMLNSIVAGQVPVERYRLDRKTWTSLRNWVHF; encoded by the coding sequence ATGGTTGCCGAAGCGGAAGACTCAGAAGACGAAAGTTACGCGATAGACTGCCCGGTGCTGGTCACCGAACGGCTGGTGATGCGGGCGCCGCGCGAGGGCGACATCGCCCAACTGGTCGAGCTTGCCGACAACCGTCACGTCGCTGAAATGCTGGCGCGCATGCCGCACCCCTACGGCGAGGCCGAGGCGCGCGCTTTCCTGGCCATGACAAGGTCGCGCCGCTCCGGCATCGCCTATGCCTTGACGCTGGCCGGCACCGGCACGTTTGTCGGCTGCGCCGGGCTCAACACCACCGATCGCGGGCTGGAGCTCGGCTACTGGATCGGCGAACCCTACTGGAAGCGCGGCTATGCGACGGAAGCCGCCCACGCGCTGGTCGACCTCGCCTTCCAGAAGACGTCGGTCCAGGTGCTGCATGCCTCGACGCGGGTCATCAATCCGGCCTCGCGCCGGGTGATCCACAAGTGCGGCTTCCAGTATGCCGGGCAGGGCATGCTGAACTCGATCGTCGCCGGCCAGGTGCCGGTCGAGCGCTACAGGCTTGACAGGAAGACGTGGACCAGCCTGCGCAACTGGGTGCATTTCTGA
- the proB gene encoding glutamate 5-kinase: protein MQSLKKYRRITVKIGSALLVDRASGLKRDWLDSLADDIAVLAQGGAEILVVSSGAIALGRTILGLGKRALKLEESQAAAAVGQIALAGAWSDALGRGALKSGQILLTLGDTEERRRYLNARATISTLLKMKAVPVINENDTVATSEIRYGDNDRLAARVATMMGADLLVLLSDIDGLYTAPPARDPQAKFIPVVDRITPDIEAMAGAAASELSRGGMRTKLDAGKIATAAGTAMIITSGTRLSPLMAIERGERATFFRPSANPVKGYKTWIAGQLEPAGRLTVDAGAIGALASGKSLLPAGVKLVSGNFSRGDTVAILSPEGREIARGLVAYDAADAVRIAGLKTAEIETVLGYEARSAMIHRDDLVVSHAGGDIDGG, encoded by the coding sequence ATGCAATCGCTGAAGAAATACCGGCGCATCACCGTCAAGATCGGCTCGGCTTTGCTCGTCGACCGCGCGAGCGGCCTGAAGCGCGACTGGCTGGATTCGCTCGCCGACGACATCGCGGTTCTCGCCCAGGGCGGCGCCGAAATCCTCGTCGTGTCGTCGGGCGCCATCGCGCTTGGTCGCACCATCCTTGGCCTCGGCAAGCGCGCCTTGAAGCTCGAGGAGAGCCAGGCGGCGGCCGCCGTCGGCCAGATCGCGCTCGCTGGCGCCTGGTCGGATGCACTCGGCAGGGGTGCGCTGAAATCGGGGCAGATTCTTCTGACACTTGGCGACACCGAGGAGCGCCGCCGCTATCTCAATGCCCGCGCGACGATCTCGACGTTGCTCAAGATGAAGGCGGTGCCGGTCATCAATGAGAACGATACGGTCGCCACGTCCGAAATCCGCTATGGCGACAATGACCGGTTGGCCGCGCGCGTGGCCACCATGATGGGCGCCGATCTTCTGGTGCTGCTGTCGGACATCGATGGGCTCTACACGGCGCCGCCGGCGCGCGATCCGCAAGCAAAATTCATTCCGGTGGTCGATCGCATCACGCCCGACATCGAGGCGATGGCGGGGGCGGCGGCGTCCGAGCTGTCGCGCGGCGGCATGCGGACAAAACTCGATGCCGGCAAGATCGCCACCGCCGCCGGCACCGCGATGATCATCACCTCGGGCACTCGGCTGTCGCCGCTGATGGCGATCGAGCGCGGGGAACGCGCCACCTTCTTCCGGCCGAGCGCCAATCCGGTGAAAGGCTACAAGACCTGGATCGCCGGCCAGCTCGAACCGGCCGGCCGGCTGACGGTCGACGCTGGCGCCATCGGTGCGCTCGCATCAGGCAAATCGCTGCTGCCGGCCGGTGTCAAACTGGTCAGCGGCAATTTCTCGCGCGGCGATACGGTGGCGATCCTCTCGCCCGAGGGGCGCGAGATCGCGCGCGGGCTGGTTGCCTATGATGCCGCCGATGCCGTAAGGATCGCAGGCCTGAAGACGGCCGAGATCGAAACCGTGCTCGGTTACGAAGCGCGTTCGGCGATGATCCACCGCGACGATCTCGTGGTGAGTCACGCTGGAGGCGACATAGACGGAGGATGA
- a CDS encoding nicotinate-nucleotide adenylyltransferase, which produces MPHAEKGLAVGLFGGSFNPPHAGHALVAEIALRRLALDQLWWMVTPGNPLKSTRELAPLTERLQLSEQIAKNPKIKVTAFEAAHHVRYTADTLALVKARNPGVEFVWIMGADSLRDFHRWQRWREIVLTFPIAVIDRPGATLSFLSSVVAKTFDYARIDEGDAPLLARMKAPAWTFIHGPRSSLSSSAIRKMAKG; this is translated from the coding sequence ATGCCGCACGCCGAAAAAGGCCTGGCTGTCGGCCTGTTCGGCGGCTCGTTCAACCCGCCGCATGCCGGCCATGCGCTGGTCGCTGAAATCGCGCTGAGGCGCCTGGCGCTCGACCAACTGTGGTGGATGGTGACGCCGGGCAATCCGCTGAAGAGCACCAGGGAATTGGCGCCGCTGACTGAGCGGCTGCAACTGTCCGAGCAGATCGCCAAGAACCCGAAGATCAAGGTCACCGCCTTCGAGGCGGCGCATCATGTGCGCTACACCGCCGACACGCTGGCGCTGGTGAAGGCGCGCAATCCCGGCGTCGAATTCGTCTGGATCATGGGCGCGGACAGTTTGCGCGATTTCCATCGCTGGCAGCGCTGGCGCGAGATCGTGCTGACCTTCCCGATCGCGGTGATCGACCGGCCAGGCGCGACGCTGTCGTTCCTGTCGTCGGTGGTCGCCAAGACCTTCGACTATGCCCGCATCGACGAAGGCGACGCGCCGCTGCTCGCCCGCATGAAAGCGCCGGCCTGGACCTTCATCCACGGTCCGCGCTCCTCGCTGTCGTCGAGCGCGATCCGGAAGATGGCGAAGGGGTAG
- a CDS encoding endonuclease/exonuclease/phosphatase family protein — protein sequence MKLVTYNIQYGIGLDGHYDVARIADTVRGADVIALQEVTRNNPRNGGRDMVAEIGEALPDYFAVYGSNFEANLGSRIENGRAITTTFQLGNMMLSKTPIHLSRNLLLPRSRSFEMMNFQRGALEALIETPLGFIRFYSIHLDHRSPVERASQIQFLRRRLLNYALEGGALSGVAEIGLPELPHPEAFVAMGDFNMLAGSPEYVELAGRPDHQFGMPLTADFAVDAAVRLNVTGDDLFSWVDPKDPANTSRHKRIDYVFTSASLARSLQRLWVDHKATGSDHLPVWAELG from the coding sequence ATGAAGCTTGTAACCTATAACATCCAGTACGGCATCGGGCTTGATGGCCACTACGATGTCGCGCGCATTGCCGACACGGTGCGCGGCGCCGACGTGATCGCGCTGCAGGAGGTCACCCGCAACAATCCCAGGAACGGCGGGCGCGACATGGTCGCCGAGATCGGCGAGGCACTGCCCGACTATTTCGCCGTCTATGGCAGCAATTTCGAGGCCAATCTCGGCTCGCGCATCGAGAACGGCCGCGCCATCACCACCACCTTCCAGCTTGGCAACATGATGCTGTCGAAAACACCCATTCATCTGTCGCGCAACCTGCTTTTGCCGCGCAGCCGCAGCTTCGAGATGATGAATTTCCAGCGCGGCGCGCTGGAGGCACTGATCGAGACGCCGCTGGGTTTCATCCGCTTCTATTCCATCCATCTCGATCACCGCAGCCCGGTCGAACGCGCCAGCCAGATCCAGTTCCTGCGCCGGCGCCTGTTGAACTATGCGCTCGAAGGCGGCGCGTTGTCCGGCGTCGCCGAGATCGGCCTGCCGGAATTGCCGCACCCCGAGGCCTTTGTGGCGATGGGCGATTTCAACATGCTGGCCGGCTCGCCCGAATATGTCGAACTCGCCGGCCGGCCGGACCATCAGTTCGGCATGCCGCTGACCGCCGACTTCGCCGTCGATGCCGCCGTGCGCCTCAACGTCACCGGCGACGACCTCTTCAGTTGGGTCGACCCCAAGGACCCGGCAAACACCAGCCGCCACAAGCGCATCGACTACGTCTTTACCAGCGCCTCGCTTGCCCGGTCGCTGCAGCGCCTGTGGGTCGACCACAAGGCGACCGGTTCGGACCATCTGCCTGTCTGGGCCGAACTGGGCTGA